TCGAGGGCTGCTTTGGCAATCGGCATGTGACGCCGCGCTCCCTCACCTCCATCTATCTGGGCAACATGGTGTGCGTGGAGGGCATTGTCACCAAGGTGTCGCTGATTCGTCCCAAGGTGGTGCGCAGCGTTCACTACTGCCCCAATACCCGGAAGGTCATGGAGCGCAAGTACACCGATCTCACATCGTTCGAGGCTGTGCCATCTGGCGCTGCCTATCCCACAAAGGACGAGGATGGCAATCTGCTGGAGACCGAATACGGTTTGTCCGTCTATAAGGATCACCAGACGCTGACCATTCAAGAGATGCCGGAGAAGGCGCCGGCTGGCCAATTGCCGCGCTCGGTGGATATTGTGTGCGACGACGATCTCGTGGATCGCTGCAAGCCCGGCGATCGTGTACAGATTGTGGGCAGCTATCGCTGTTTGCCGGGCAAACGCGGTGGCTACACCTCGGGCACGTTCCGCACCgtgctgctggccaacaaTATATCGCTGTTGAGCAAGGAGAGCAACCTGGACATATCGCGCGAGGACATTATGCTGTGCAAGAAGCTGGCGAAGAACAACGATATCTTCGAGCTGCTCAGCAAGAGTTTGGCGCCCTCGATTCATGGACACGCCTACGTGAAGCAGGCCATCCTTTGCCTGCTGCTCGGCGGCGTGGAGAAGATCCTGCCGAATGGCACACGCCTGCGTGGCGACATCAATGTCCTGCTCATCGGCGATCCTTCGGTGGCCAAGTCGCAGCTGCTGCGCTACGTCTTGAATACGGCACCAAGGGCCATACCGACGACGGGTCGCGGATCCAGCGGCGTGGGTCTAACGGCGGCGGTCACCACGGATCAGGAGACCGGTGAGCGGCGATTGGAGGCGGGCGCCATGGTCCTGGCCGATCGCGGTGTCGTCTGCATCGATGAGTTTGACAAGATGAGCGACATCGATCGCACAGCCATCCATGAGGTGATGGAACAGGGTCGCGTGACCATTTCCAAGGCGGGCATCCATGCCTCGCTCAATGCTCGCTGCTCCGTCCTGGCGGCCGCTAATCCGGTGTACGGAAGGGTAAGAGTCCATCCGAGTCCGTCTCCATCCATCGCTTCTCTTGCTAATTTCGCCTTCGATTGCAGTATGATCAATATAAGACGCCGATGGAAAATATTGGACTGCAGGATTCGCTGCTTTCGCGTTTCGATCTGCTCTTCGTTATGCTGGACGTGATTGACAGCGATGTGGACCAGATGATTTCGGACCATGTGGTGCGCATGCATCGTTATCGCAATCCCAAGGAGGCCGACGGCGAGCCCTTGTCCATGGGCAGCTCCTATGCGGACTCCTTGTCCTTTGTTTCCAGCAGCGAGGAGGTGGGTTTTCGATTGCATGGAGTTGATTGATTGACATGGTCCTAAACTTTCGTATTGCAGAAGAAGGACACCGAGGTGTACGAGAAGTACGATGCCCTGCTGCATGGCAAGTCGCGCCAGCGCCACGAGAAGATCCTGTCCGTGGAGTTCATGCGCAAGTACATCCACATTGCCAAGTGCATGAAGCCCAAGTTGGGCGAGCAGGCCTGCGAGGCGATTGCCAATGAGTACTCGCGCCTGCGCTCCCAGGAGGCGGTCGAAACGGATGTGGCGCGCACGCAGCCAATAACGGCCCGTACCCTGGAGACCCTCATCCGTTTGTCCACGGCCCATGCCCGAGCACGCATGTCCAAGTCGGTGACCATCGACGATGCCCATGCGGCCATCGAGCTGGTCCAGTTCGCCTA
This Drosophila simulans strain w501 chromosome X, Prin_Dsim_3.1, whole genome shotgun sequence DNA region includes the following protein-coding sequences:
- the LOC6725150 gene encoding DNA replication licensing factor Mcm3; translation: MAHEGEQFIKDIQREYVDFLDDEEDQGIYAGHVKDMIAEKSKRLIVNVNDLKRKNPQRALGLLGNAADEQLAFGRALKEYASTVDPGYAKMHEDLFVGFEGCFGNRHVTPRSLTSIYLGNMVCVEGIVTKVSLIRPKVVRSVHYCPNTRKVMERKYTDLTSFEAVPSGAAYPTKDEDGNLLETEYGLSVYKDHQTLTIQEMPEKAPAGQLPRSVDIVCDDDLVDRCKPGDRVQIVGSYRCLPGKRGGYTSGTFRTVLLANNISLLSKESNLDISREDIMLCKKLAKNNDIFELLSKSLAPSIHGHAYVKQAILCLLLGGVEKILPNGTRLRGDINVLLIGDPSVAKSQLLRYVLNTAPRAIPTTGRGSSGVGLTAAVTTDQETGERRLEAGAMVLADRGVVCIDEFDKMSDIDRTAIHEVMEQGRVTISKAGIHASLNARCSVLAAANPVYGRYDQYKTPMENIGLQDSLLSRFDLLFVMLDVIDSDVDQMISDHVVRMHRYRNPKEADGEPLSMGSSYADSLSFVSSSEEKKDTEVYEKYDALLHGKSRQRHEKILSVEFMRKYIHIAKCMKPKLGEQACEAIANEYSRLRSQEAVETDVARTQPITARTLETLIRLSTAHARARMSKSVTIDDAHAAIELVQFAYFKKVLDKDRANKRRRNSGSDAEDDNGEASSQRSPSRRSKRTRTATVGADSDEEDIEPPQPDAGDLTRRETRRSLPTRSVSTLLASPSSEEQSVAAGATPTTEPAVISDARLGEFKNNLQRLFREAREQSLALARITTAINVGSQEPFTAGEIEAAVHRMTEDNQIMVADDIVFLI